ggaagagcatgacttggactatgttgacaagcttaagtttcttgcttgtcatgttccggatacacttctagagtccgtctagctccaccgatgagccccaggacaggcccttctccttccaggaagtgagccgcgtggggatttcggatcgaaactcgggggccgccacccagttggcgtcatgcggctcagtgatgtagaaccaccccgattgccacccctttatggtctccacgaaggagccctcgagccattgaAGCTACGGACCTATTGTTGTTAATCTTAGTGGCTTGCGCGGGTGAGGAATCAAACTACGGACCTATCGCTGCTGATCCTACCAGCTAGCCACTGTAACTTGTAAGCTTCGGTGTCCAAATAGGCAGCGTGGGGATATAAAAACTATAAGCCCCGATAGATTTAAACATTTTTGAAATTCTGAAGATGATTTATTGTTTAAAaaagtgaatattttttgaaacatgaataattttcaaaattttgaacaattTTTTCAAAAAACACAAACATATTTTGGGAATCTTGATTATTTtttaaaatgtgaacatttttttttggaattaagaacactatgattttttttaaattccccaatttatttttgcatttttgaacaaattttcaaaacatgaacattttctaaattttcGAAATTATTTCGAAAACATGAGCATTTTTAGGAATTCCTAAAGATTTTTTGAGTTTGAGCAAATTTTAAAAATATAAAGATTTTTTTGAATTTGGAAATTCTATTTTTAAAGAAATTTCGGACAATTTAAATAAGCTAACAATTTTGAATCCTAAGTTCTTTTACCTCTGATttgttttgaaaattttgaacaaattttgaaGACCGGCACATTTTTTGAGATTTTGTTTTTTAAATGAAAACTTTTTGAAATTTCTGAATATTTTTAGGAAAATGAgaaaaaacattttttgaatagTTGATTTCTTACCACATATGTGTGACTTGGTAAAATAGATGtgataaagaaaaaagaaaaacagatACGGAAAAATGGAAAACAGGCCGGGCCAGGATACAGCTCTCGCGTTGTTTTCACGTCGGCCGGCTGCAACGACCAAGAAAAGCCCAAGCAAAGTAGGGTTACGCGTTTGCTGGGTTTGGTACTTTGCTTACCTTCTTCCTTCGCCTCCGTCCGTTTCTCTCTGCGAACGCAGCACGCAACGTGGTCGAGACTACAACCTAGAACGAGAAACCTAGAAAACAAAAATCCTGTCGATCTAGCTTTGCGGCGCGGCAGCAAACCAGCCAGCACTCATGGCGGTGGAGGGGATAACCGAGGGCGTGAGGGGCCTCAAGGTGGAGGACGGCGAGGGGGCGGCGGGCGCCGCGGCCgacgcgccggccgccgccgccgccgccggggaggGGCAGAGGCGGGGCGCCAGCGGCAGCAGCAACCGCATCCAGGTGTCCAACACCAAGAAGCCCCTCTTCTTCTATGTCAACCTCGCCAAGGTACCGCGCCGGCCAGTCCACATTTTTGGTTCGATCCCCTGTTCGTTCGTCGGCGCCGTCTCTGAAACGATTTTGCTTTGTTGGTTTGTTGGTTGCAGAGGTATATGCAGCAGCACGGCGACGTCGAGCTCTCCGCGCTCGGGATGGGTGAGTCTCGTTTCTCCCGTGCCTCTGATTGATTGAATGCCAGTAGGGATGTAATTTTGGTAACGCCGCCTGCGCAACCGATTGCTATGTTTACACTATTTATGGTGTGATTTGTGCCTCGTGTTTTCGCGAATTTGATCGAGTGATTGTGCGGCCTTAGTTCAAACTGtgacacttattatggatcggagggagtagcttAGATGTGTAGTTAACCACTAGACTTTCGGGACAGCTAGGATCCGTAAAATATTCTGTTATTGCTTAAACCCTAACAAttcccctggactgtgttgttgctaGTTTCAGAAACTGGTGAGTTCATTTGATAAAAATATTTGCACACTAACGTGCTCCTGTGATATTTTTTGCTTAATCTGTTGTAAATAGTCTTCTGTCATGGGATATGCCTGTTTGCATAACTGAATATTGTGTATTCAGTTGTGCAAAAGTCAATCGGATTGTATCTCGCGCTCTTGAGTACTCGGGGCCAGTTGGGGAAAGACCGCGTTCTTGATTACTCAGCCAGTGGGGGGAAGATCGCCTCCCACGTATTTTTTGCAAGAAGAAGAAACCTCACTTCCCGACTGAGAAACCCCACAAACCCTGACAGGCCGCACACACAGGCCAGCCGCCACATTACTACTGGCCGGGCCGGCGCCATGCAGATATAATGGTTTGCCAGCGAGGGAGGTTTTTTAACCAGCCCTGAAATTTGCTTCTACGGGGAATCATGCGCTGGAGGTGCTACTCTGGAGCCACAAGCGTTACACTATGGACCCTTTCGCTCTTGCGCTCTTGAGTAATCTCATATAACTATGACTCTATCCACAATACTTCTGCAAACCATGGGCACTTTGACTTGGATGTTGAAAACACATCAGTCTTTAGGATTGTCAAGTAAAATTGATTGATTACATATGTAAGTTATGGGCTGCCATCTGGACTTATTAGTGGCACTTCCGCATTCATTGAGTTTCTGTTTTCTTTATTGTTTAAGTTGGCACTAACCAAGATGTGTTTGCAGCCATTGCGACGGTTGTGACTGTGGCGGAGATTCTAAAGAACAACGGCCTCGCTGTTGAGAAGAGTAAGAATCTTCTTCTTCCCTGTAATGTAGACTATGTCTGATCAAATGGCGTTGTTATGCGAAAATTGCTACGTGTGATCATGATCAAACGGCTGTGCGGGCGTTCGCTGGGGCCTCCCTCCCAGGGAACGTCAGCCAGTTAACATTACCGTTTATCATTATGTGCTCTGAACTTTCCTCTTTTAACCTTGATGTGTGTAGAGATTAGGACATCCACAGTGGAAATAAATGACGAATCTAGAGGCCGCCCATTCCAAAAGGCCAAGGTCAGAGAAGAACAGCAGTTTGGCTTGTCTCTTTGGTTGCCAGTGTGTCATTTCTCTGATGTATGAAATTCGACTTAACAACTAAAACTGACATGGATATATGTTCACGCAGATTGAGATAGAGTTGGGGAAGAGCGAGAAATTCGACGAGTTGATGGCCTCTGCTGCGGCAGACGCCGaagaaggcgaggaggaggccTGAAGAACCAAACAAAGCCGTAGCGACCGCATCCCGTTGCTCTACTTTGTTTTCGCTGTTGTTTAAAACTTCAGAACCAATGCACGAGACATGGCGTGTGTCCCTGTTTAACTTGTATTTTCTTAGTGTCAGTGTTTGTGAACTCTTTGGCAGATGATGAATCTGTTCCGCGTGCATTTTTTTCTCCAAACCGCTGGCTGGAAATAATCTTTTTCGCGTGTGCTCTGCTTGGTCCCAATCTGGTGGCTCTACGTTTATAATGTTGTTGATGGATACCACTATGGTGCAAATGCAGGCGCTGTCCTTCTCATGTAATTTTAGTTTGGAATGTGAAAGTCTGGGAGCAAATCCGCTCGGCTGCAAGCCCGTTTTACCCTGGCCAAATTACCCGTTGCTGGACGTGCCACGTAGCCTCAGGCGCACCGTGCGTTCGGCTCCGAAGAGAATGAAGCTTCAACAAGCCACTGCACAGCAGATACACGGGAGAAAGGAAGGAGGCGATGGCGACCATGGCCGGGCGCTACTGGTGCAGCTACAGCTCGCCTTCTGCGCCGCCGCCCCAGCGGCAGCGCGGGCCTCCGCTGCAGCCGCGACACACGGGAGGACGGGGAAGGGGACTCCGGCGACCGAGCCTACGGGCGGCCGCGTCGCCGGCGGGGGAGCCCGTGAAGGCGGCCACGGACGCCGAGTTCTTCCAGCCCGCCGACTCGAGGCCCATCATGCTCTTCGACGGCGTGTGCAACCTCTGCAACGGCGGCGTCCGGTTCGTGCGGGAGCGCGACCCTGGCCGGAGCATCAGGTACATCCCCCTCCAGAGCGACTCCGGGAGGAAGCTCCTGCGCCGGTCCGGCAGAAGCCCCGACGACATCTCCAGCGTCGTCCTCGTCGAGAAGGACAGGTAAC
The Triticum dicoccoides isolate Atlit2015 ecotype Zavitan chromosome 3A, WEW_v2.0, whole genome shotgun sequence genome window above contains:
- the LOC119267394 gene encoding uncharacterized protein At2g34160-like, with the protein product MAVEGITEGVRGLKVEDGEGAAGAAADAPAAAAAAGEGQRRGASGSSNRIQVSNTKKPLFFYVNLAKRYMQQHGDVELSALGMAIATVVTVAEILKNNGLAVEKKIRTSTVEINDESRGRPFQKAKIEIELGKSEKFDELMASAAADAEEGEEEA
- the LOC119267393 gene encoding DCC family protein At1g52590, chloroplastic-like gives rise to the protein MATMAGRYWCSYSSPSAPPPQRQRGPPLQPRHTGGRGRGLRRPSLRAAASPAGEPVKAATDAEFFQPADSRPIMLFDGVCNLCNGGVRFVRERDPGRSIRYIPLQSDSGRKLLRRSGRSPDDISSVVLVEKDRSYIKSEAVLRIMEYLNLPFPQLAAFLKIAPLFVRDFAYDNVANNRYVVFGRSETESCEIL